The following is a genomic window from bacterium.
GCCGCGCGGTGCAGCGTGGCGCCGACGTCGGTGAGGCCGCCCGGCCGCTGCTGCTCGATGGCCGTGAGCAAGTCGTAGAGGTGGCGCCGCACGCTGCGCGCGGGCAGCACCTGGCGGATCTTCTCGTCGAAAGTGACGAGGCCGACGGCGTCCTGCTGGTGGATGAGCAGGTAGGCGAGGCCGGCGGCCAGCATGCTCGCGTAGCGGAACTTGCTCACGCGGCCCGCGTTGCCCGCAAAGTCCATCGAGCGGCTGCCGTCGAGCAGCAGCGTGGCGCGGAGGTTGGTCTCCTCCTCGAAGAGCTTGATGTAGTGGCGATCGGTCTTGGCGTAGATCTTCCAGTCGATCCTGCTCACGCTGTCGCCTGGGTTGTAGGCCCGGTACTCGGAGAACTCCACCGAGAAGCCGTGGAAGGGACTGCGGTGCAGGCCGGCGATGAAGCCCTCGACGACGAGCCGCGCGATCAGCTCCATGCTGTCGAGGCGGCTGAGCGCTTCGGGGTCGAGGAAGCGGCCGAGGCGGGTGGCGACGGGCACGCGCGGCTCCTGGGTTTTCGGGCGGGCGCTATCAAGATCCCGTGGTCTTCATAACTGCCGCTATCTTGACGGGTTACAGCGCTTTTCCCATTATGTCACAAACAGCGAGCGGGGGCCATGACTGAAGTCGGCATCTTCTTCGGCAGTTCCAAGGGCGCGACCAAGCAGGTCGCGCGCAAGATCCAGCACGCCTTCGGCAAGGACGCGGTGCTGCACGACGTGCGCAAGTCCACGGTGGCCGATCTCGCGCCCTTCGATCTCATCGTGTTCGGCTC
Proteins encoded in this region:
- a CDS encoding DUF58 domain-containing protein, whose translation is MELIARLVVEGFIAGLHRSPFHGFSVEFSEYRAYNPGDSVSRIDWKIYAKTDRHYIKLFEEETNLRATLLLDGSRSMDFAGNAGRVSKFRYASMLAAGLAYLLIHQQDAVGLVTFDEKIRQVLPARSVRRHLYDLLTAIEQQRPGGLTDVGATLHRAAELVKRRGLVILISDLLDEPERVLAGLKHFRHRGHEVLVFHVLDPLERDLDLRREVRLEDLETGETLRTQPWFIRREMGERVTAWIRRLESECREHRIDYQPLTTDLPFDIALRRVLDRRARQR